The sequence below is a genomic window from Verrucomicrobiota bacterium.
CTTCCTCAAACTGCTGGCTGGATATTGGTGAGACGGTCTTTTTCCGGGGTGGCATGGGTTAGAACTCTCGATGAAAAACCGAAATTTCGGTGAAAAACAAACCGAAAAATCAATTTAAACCGAAATATCAGTGATAAAACGCGGTGTGAAGATTCCTAAAAATTCATAGAATATTGAATATCAATGACTAAAGAAATTGGCACAGAATACGCAAAGAGGAGACAAAAATCTAAACGACTGATGAATATCCTACACATCCACGCTTCTCCTCGTATCGAGGGTTCTCATTCTCACCAACTTGCCCAAGCATTCTTCGAAAAGCTGGAGTCAACGGGAAAGTCTTTTGAAATCGATACGCTCAATCTCTGGGAGGAGAATATTCCCGCCGTGGATGAGCGGTTTCTCAGCGCGAAGGAGAAGGCGGCGAGTGGAGATGACCTGGCCAACGGGGACCGGGTAATCTGGAGCCAAGCGGAGAACCTGATCGCACGGATCAAGAGTGCGGATGCAATTTTGTGGAGCGTCCCGATGTGGAACTTCGGCTCTCCCTATGTGGTGAAGCAGTTTATTGATGTCGTCACGCAGTACGGTTATCTCTTCACAGTGACGGAATCGGGCTACTCGGGTCTTCTGGAAGACAAACCCACTCTGCTCGCCCTTAGTCGAGGCGGAAGTTATAGCAAAGGGAGCGGAGCTGAGGTCTACGATCACCAGGAACCCTACCTGCGGGCCATCCTTGGCTTCTGGGGGATTCAGAGCATCTCTGTTGCCTACAGCGAAGCGACGATGGGAGAGCCAGAGGCAAAGGCTGCCTCGTTTGCGAAAGGACTCGAAGCGGTCCATACTTTTGCCGAACAAATAAGCGCCTGAGACTAGCTCACTTTCCTCGAAGCCGTTTTATGAAAAAGTTTTTCTACTCTTTATCCGCCTTAGTCGGAATTGCCACTCTTGTCGTTTGGGGTCTTGGGGGCTTCCACACAGGTTGGACGCAAACCAAGATTCCCATCACCGGGGTCGATGAAATCACCGGTATCGAATATACTACCTACGATGACGGCTTCGTTGCCGGCATCGACTTTCTCGGAGGTGGGATCGCAGTCGCCGTTGTGATCGCCGCGATTACTTTCGTTGTTCAATTCATCCAGTCGAGGAAATCGGTTTAGGTTTCCCCGCCATCTATAAACACCAACAAAAACATCATGAAAAACACCATCAAAGCCACAGTCATCTCCTTGACCGCTATCGCTCTCCAGAGTTCTCTAAGCGCTGCCCAGGCGTTTAACTTCGAGGATCCGAAGGGGGTCAACACGATCAGCTTCACTCTCGATGCACCGCTTGAAACCATAAGCGGCACGACCAACGGAGTTACCGGCACGGTCGACTATGACCCCGCAAATCCAGAAGCAATGAGCGGCACTATAGTGGTCGATGCAACGTCGATCGTAGTCCCCAATCCGGTTATGCTGGAGCACCTTCATAGCGAAGGTTGGATCAACAGCGGCGAGCATGAAGAAATCACTTTCGACGCTGGGTCGGTCAGTAACGTCAAAAAGGACGGCGACACGGTTACCGCTGACATCAAGGGAACATTCACCTTTCACGGGGTGAGCCAAGAGATCACTGCACCACTGACGATTACCTATCTTCCCGGAAAGCTGAAAGCCCGGAATGGTGGCGATGTGGACGGAGACCTTCTCGTGATTCGCTCCAATTTTGAGATAAACCGGAGCGATTTTGGAGTGAAGCCGGGTCAGGCAACTGATAAGGTTGCCGAAGATGTGGAAGTGAGTTTTGCACTGGTTGGCTACGCTGCGAGTTAGGCGGCAATTCCACTAACGGGATGGACCACCTTCCCCTCAAAACCCGAAGGGCGATTCCTTCGGGTTTTTTTACGGATTGAGAAAGTCCTCACTAGTCGGAGGCGGTTTGATCACTGAAGGCACCACCCCGGCCCGAAAAGGCGGACCACCCCTCCTCGCAAAAGAAGAGGGGAGTTATTGTTATTCAACCGCGCCTCACACAAAGCATGATCGCAAAAATCTAAATCGTTATTGCTATCGAAGCGCCCTAAAGATCCTCACCCGACGCGGAACTTCAAGCCTAGGTGGCCTCTGTTCTTTGAAAAGGGGGATTTCCTTCCTTGCTCCCTTAAATTGAAAAAGGAAAAGGGAACGCACACGCGCCTCACAACGAGCCGCCTCTCCAATGACAACTACTTCGTAAGCAGTCCGCCGAGCTCTCCGCCATATCCGGCCAGCTCCAGATAGGCTCGACCGATCTCGTTGCCCCGTTGGTCAAAAACGGCACAGGCCCCTTCCCAGTAAGCGTTGTCGCCCCGGTTGCCGACGAACTCTTGCTCCGCGAGAAGCGGAATGATCCGATAGGTCATCGTTTTGCCAGTATTTGGATGAACTGCCTCGATCGTCACTTCAGTTGGGTATGTAATTCCCGTCTCGGGGCTGGTCCATTCCTTTACTGTCTGCCAAACGAAATCCTCGGCGTAGCGAACAGCCGTTTCTCCGTCTTCATCAATCCAGTAGATCGCTGACCACGGATCAGCGGTTCCGTCCTTTTTGCGCAATCGATAGGCTTTTACCTCCGTGCCATCGTCGAGCTGGATAGCGGTCCAATCCCATCCATCAAGATCACTTCCCAACTGGCTTGAGGAAATTTCGTGGTCAAGCCAGCCAGTTCCTTCCACCGCGACTGACTCTCCGTTTCTCACCAGTTCACCAGTGATTTCTAACCGTGGATACGTCCAATACCAACTCACTGCCGCCGGATCTGCACCTTTGCGGCTCAGGCCACGCTCCCCAAACGCAATCAGTGGTTTAGTCGGCTTGAAGGTAAGGTTCAACCGTGACCCGTCATCCAACGCCACGGTCTTCTCCATCTTTTCCGACTGGTCGAGCATAAAGGCAGAGACTCCACCAACCTGTAAGTCCAGTTTTTCGTCGGATGCGCGGGCCTGCCATCCCTGGCGGTAGAGTCGTTCCGCGTGCTGATAGGTTCCGTCGGTTAAGTTGCTCAACGCTGTATGCGTCATAAAGAGTTGCTGGCGCCCGAAAGCAGTTTCCACCTGAGACCGCGATCTTCCGGCAGCACCCTCAAGTCGAAAGACTACTGACTGGAAACCGAACTCTTCCGTTCCGTCGACGGTTTGGAGATGACCCACCCAATACCACCACTCGATTCCGTATCCAAAATGAGCACCGTGGGCCCGTGGGAGTTCGGGGGTCACGTTGGGTTGAGGAACCGGGTATCCGGATTCGGTGAGCTCTGGTGGCTGTATCCATTTTGCTCCGACAATACAGGGGAAGGCGGCCAGAAGAATGAAGCACGGTAGTTTCATCGGGATCGTGTGTGCCACCAAGCTCCGGTGGCGAGGCCACTGACAAGTCCTCCACCGACGAGTAGTAGGCCAAAGACCAAAATTGACTGGAAGGGGAGGGACCAAATCAAGGTCCAGCCGAAAGACTCAACATTGATGACATGGATCAGTAGCCAGCCAAGGGCTAGACCGACAAGCGTGCCTCCGATCCAGGCGCTCAGCGCAATGCCCGCTCCCTCCAGACCGGCCGTGGTTACAAAGTTCCGGGTGGAAAAACCAAGCTTTTTCAAAGTGTTCCAGGTGGTGCCGGATTCAGCAAAGATCGCGAGCAAACCGAGGATGAGTCCAGCCATCGCGATGGTAATCCCGATCCCGTTGAGTGCCGAAGTCACTCGAAAGGTCTGATCGAAGATCCCCAATGCCACGTCCCGCAACTCACGGGCGTTTCGAATATCGAGTCCTGGGAAGTCGAGTCGTAAGGAATCCCGTAACGAGTTGACCGAAACGCCATCTTCGAGAAAGAGGCTTGTGTTGATCGGTCTTTCCAGTCCAGTCCATTCCTGCCAGACGGGAATATCAACCGCTGCTGCGCCAAACTCGTTGCCGTAATCGGAGTAGATTCCAATCGGGCTGATCCGCTTGGGACCGGATGGAGTCTGCAGCTCCACAAAGCCTCCATCAAGAAGGTCAAACCTTCTCGCAAAGGTCTCGCTTACGAGAGCCGCTTGGGCATTGTCGACGGCTCTAAGCCTACCTGGTTCGGTATGCCAGATTTGCTGCATCCCTCCCGTCCAAGCCGCAAAATCAATCCCTGCCAAAACGGTTGTGCCGCGAGGCGCCTCGACGTAGGTGATGTAGAGGGTGTCCGCGAATTTGACAGCTCGGTTATCCGTTAGTCGCTCTAGGATAGCTTTATCGATTCCATTGACTGACGACGCAGCACCTGAGCCTCGCTCGGACACGTACAGATCGGCTTGGAATCGAACATCGAACCACCGTTCAATCGTCCCACGGAAGCTCCCTACCATTTGAAGCATTCCGGTTACCATTCCAACGGCAACCACTAGTCCCGCGACGGCAAGCCGATGCCGACTCGATCCTTCTGCGAGACGGCTGATCGCAAGTCTTGCCGCAGGACCCAAATTCAATTTTCGAAGTCCCCAGCTGATCAAGATAAGGATTTCACCCGAAAGCAGTGCCGCACCAAAGATCCAGAATCCTGCTGCGACGAAACCCCCAATCGGCATGCGCGACCCACTTTCCAGAACGGGTGAGGGAATCACCAGACAGAGAGCCCCCAGAATCAGGGCAAGGATCCCGAAAGTGGGGCTTCGCAACCACTTGAATCCCGGTGACCAGTCTCCTCGGGAAAGGATCTGGGCGGGTGGTGTCACCATTGCATCTCGGGCCGGTAACCAACCCGCAAGAAGGCTAAAGAAGAAACCGATACCTCCTCCGATCCAAAGGTCTCTTGCTTTTAATTGAATCGATTCGACTGAGGTAGCGAAATAGAGGGCATTGACCGTATCGGCCAGAATGTGGACGGCACCCGATGCCAGAAGAAGGCCTACGCCGATTCCAGCTGCAGAGCCAATGAAACCAATCAGGGCGGCTTCAAAGAGCAGACAAAGGAGGATGGACCGCGCACTCACGCCGAGACTTTTCAGAGTGGCGATCTCATTGCGCCTGCGCACCACGGCGGCATCCAGAGCCTGGAGTATCAGGTAGGCACCGACCAACATCGCGATGAGCGAAAGAATCATAAGATTGAGGCGAAAGGCTGCGGTCATATCGGCTCGGTCGGCAGCCCGCTCGGCAGCAGCCCGAAGGACTAAGCCTTCTGGTAGTCCTTCTTTCACCCTTACTTCGATTTGGGCCAGATAGTCGGGATCCGCGGCTTCAGAACGGTCATTCAGGATCACTTCGACTCGGTCGATCTCGCCTTCCCGGGCGAGCATCGATTGGGCTGCGGGGAGGTCAACGATCACCAGATCCTCGGGAACCAGAGCTTCATCGTTACCGAGAGATCCAGCAATTCTCAGGTCGTGTACCCGCCCAGCCACGGAAGCCTTGAAAGTGTCTCCCTCGGAGAGGCCGGACTCTGCTAAAAAGGTGGTGCTCACCCAGACCTGATCTGGGGAACCGAGCCAGTCATACCACTCACTCTGGTCGTTCCCGATGGAAAAGTCGCCGTCGATGAAGCGGGGCAGGTTGGCTACCGATACGAGGTCCAGTCCGATGAGGCGGAGCTGGCGCTTCGGCGCGAGGGCTTCATCGAGCTGGGTGAGTGGTCCTTCAGTAATGGGAAACAAGTGCCAGTCGACGGAAGAACCTAGTTCGGACAGTCCGAACAGGTGGTGATCCTGTAATGGCCCCACAGGTGCCTCGATCAGGAACTCGCTTCGTCCGGAGACTGCCTCATTGAAGAGTCCAAAGTTTGCCGAGGCTGCCCGGCTCGCTTGTCGAATGCCATTCAAAGAACCGACGCCAATCGCGACTATGGCGAGAATCAATAAGTAACTCCACTTGGATTCTACCCAGTGTCGCAGCGTGGACTTTCGCAGAAGAGTCCAGGCAATTCGCCGATCACTTCCGCTCATGCTTCCTCACGCAGAATACGACCATCCTGCATCCGGACAATTCGATTACAGATCCTTACCGTGCTCCGGTCGTGGGTCACAAGAAGGACGGCGATCTCCTCTTCAGTGGAAATTCTTTCGAGCAGATCCAGGACGAGTTCGCCGCTTGCCGAATCGAGACTCCCTGTCGGCTCGTCGGCAAGAATCAGGCGGGGTCGGTTCATGACCGCTCGAGCGAGAGCAACTCGTTGTCTTTCCCCGCCACTTAGGGCACTCGGTTTATGATTTTCGCGGTGGGCCATCCCGACGAGATCGAGAAGCTCGCGTGCACGAGAAAGACGGTCGCCTGATGGTATTCCCGCAAGGAGACCCGGGAACTCGACGTTCTCCAGAGCTGAGAGGGTGGGAAGGAGGTGGAAGCTCTGGAAGACGTAGCCGATCCGGTCGCGGCGGAGGGCTTCCAGCTCTGAGGAGGAAAGCCCATGGATTGCTCGCTCACCGACGAGAATTTCGCCTGCGTCAAAGGGTTCAATCCCGCAGATGCAGTTGAGTAGGGTCGACTTCCCGCTTCCACTCCGGCCCATCAGGGCGACCCGCTCCCCAACGTCGACGGTAAGATCGACTCCGTGGAGCACTTCGACAGAACCATAAGACTTCCGCAAACCCGCGACCTTGAGGGCAGATTTGGGTCGGGCGTTATGGGTGGGCGCGCGAGTGGCTCGTGGAGACGTCATGAAAAAGATGAAGTAAGACTCCGTAAAGGTATGAACGCAAATTGAGTTCAGGGAATGGGTGATGGATTTAGAGGAGGCTCGAAAAGGGTAGGCTGCTTGAGCGGGACTATGTGACAGTTAAGACTGGCAGTCTCATGCTGGACCGACCGCTTAGCACCACCCCGTCGCCCTGAGGGGCGCCACCCCTCCTCATACTTGATGAGGGGAGCTTCTTTGTTCATGACCTATGGTGATTCAGAACCCCTCCTCCGAAGCACAGCATCGAGGTTATGTGGCCTCGGTTTTTTGAACCGGGGTTAGTGGTCTAAAAAACGCATTTGGTATTCGGCACTCGGCGATACGAAAGCGGAGGACCGAAAATCGAAATCCAAATCGCTATCGCTTTCGAAATCGTAGGAGGATCTTTTAGTTGCTAACGTACGAGACAGAACTCGTCCCTCCCGAACGGCTGGTGCTTTATTTTCTATCTTCAATGTCTCGCGTTTTACCCGTTAGGCTTCAGCCTTCAGGGAAATGGCAGAAGTTTTACTTCATTTGATTCATCCGATGCTGGAGAAATCGAGGGTGAACCGTGTGCTTCTTGAACGGGCTCAGGGTTTGGGGGATGTCGAGGTGAATGAC
It includes:
- a CDS encoding NAD(P)H-dependent oxidoreductase encodes the protein MNILHIHASPRIEGSHSHQLAQAFFEKLESTGKSFEIDTLNLWEENIPAVDERFLSAKEKAASGDDLANGDRVIWSQAENLIARIKSADAILWSVPMWNFGSPYVVKQFIDVVTQYGYLFTVTESGYSGLLEDKPTLLALSRGGSYSKGSGAEVYDHQEPYLRAILGFWGIQSISVAYSEATMGEPEAKAASFAKGLEAVHTFAEQISA
- a CDS encoding YceI family protein produces the protein MKNTIKATVISLTAIALQSSLSAAQAFNFEDPKGVNTISFTLDAPLETISGTTNGVTGTVDYDPANPEAMSGTIVVDATSIVVPNPVMLEHLHSEGWINSGEHEEITFDAGSVSNVKKDGDTVTADIKGTFTFHGVSQEITAPLTITYLPGKLKARNGGDVDGDLLVIRSNFEINRSDFGVKPGQATDKVAEDVEVSFALVGYAAS
- a CDS encoding lipocalin-like domain-containing protein is translated as MKLPCFILLAAFPCIVGAKWIQPPELTESGYPVPQPNVTPELPRAHGAHFGYGIEWWYWVGHLQTVDGTEEFGFQSVVFRLEGAAGRSRSQVETAFGRQQLFMTHTALSNLTDGTYQHAERLYRQGWQARASDEKLDLQVGGVSAFMLDQSEKMEKTVALDDGSRLNLTFKPTKPLIAFGERGLSRKGADPAAVSWYWTYPRLEITGELVRNGESVAVEGTGWLDHEISSSQLGSDLDGWDWTAIQLDDGTEVKAYRLRKKDGTADPWSAIYWIDEDGETAVRYAEDFVWQTVKEWTSPETGITYPTEVTIEAVHPNTGKTMTYRIIPLLAEQEFVGNRGDNAYWEGACAVFDQRGNEIGRAYLELAGYGGELGGLLTK
- a CDS encoding FtsX-like permease family protein translates to MSGSDRRIAWTLLRKSTLRHWVESKWSYLLILAIVAIGVGSLNGIRQASRAASANFGLFNEAVSGRSEFLIEAPVGPLQDHHLFGLSELGSSVDWHLFPITEGPLTQLDEALAPKRQLRLIGLDLVSVANLPRFIDGDFSIGNDQSEWYDWLGSPDQVWVSTTFLAESGLSEGDTFKASVAGRVHDLRIAGSLGNDEALVPEDLVIVDLPAAQSMLAREGEIDRVEVILNDRSEAADPDYLAQIEVRVKEGLPEGLVLRAAAERAADRADMTAAFRLNLMILSLIAMLVGAYLILQALDAAVVRRRNEIATLKSLGVSARSILLCLLFEAALIGFIGSAAGIGVGLLLASGAVHILADTVNALYFATSVESIQLKARDLWIGGGIGFFFSLLAGWLPARDAMVTPPAQILSRGDWSPGFKWLRSPTFGILALILGALCLVIPSPVLESGSRMPIGGFVAAGFWIFGAALLSGEILILISWGLRKLNLGPAARLAISRLAEGSSRHRLAVAGLVVAVGMVTGMLQMVGSFRGTIERWFDVRFQADLYVSERGSGAASSVNGIDKAILERLTDNRAVKFADTLYITYVEAPRGTTVLAGIDFAAWTGGMQQIWHTEPGRLRAVDNAQAALVSETFARRFDLLDGGFVELQTPSGPKRISPIGIYSDYGNEFGAAAVDIPVWQEWTGLERPINTSLFLEDGVSVNSLRDSLRLDFPGLDIRNARELRDVALGIFDQTFRVTSALNGIGITIAMAGLILGLLAIFAESGTTWNTLKKLGFSTRNFVTTAGLEGAGIALSAWIGGTLVGLALGWLLIHVINVESFGWTLIWSLPFQSILVFGLLLVGGGLVSGLATGAWWHTRSR
- a CDS encoding ABC transporter ATP-binding protein, which produces MTSPRATRAPTHNARPKSALKVAGLRKSYGSVEVLHGVDLTVDVGERVALMGRSGSGKSTLLNCICGIEPFDAGEILVGERAIHGLSSSELEALRRDRIGYVFQSFHLLPTLSALENVEFPGLLAGIPSGDRLSRARELLDLVGMAHRENHKPSALSGGERQRVALARAVMNRPRLILADEPTGSLDSASGELVLDLLERISTEEEIAVLLVTHDRSTVRICNRIVRMQDGRILREEA